A single Oncorhynchus nerka isolate Pitt River linkage group LG10, Oner_Uvic_2.0, whole genome shotgun sequence DNA region contains:
- the sfr1 gene encoding swi5-dependent recombination DNA repair protein 1 homolog: METTPKTTKSKPVYGTPCYLKSSPCESSSVQKPKQQMSSSLKERLKRSKRSFTSPVSVAKRLNIDDDQLPSTADKETEHGAKTDRPKNIDINRNEITPSECPETRRAGVPGPMPESAQPTHIDLLQLRDQLKREVKERTERLRRLKMVKMYRSKNDLTQLRVLIDKWRSCSQAALYEFQSDLPIDGRKASISQLIDLFGVEDSILHFNRTEEDFTNA, encoded by the exons ATGGAGACCACACCGAAGACAACCAAATCAAAACCTGTGTACGGCACACCCTGTTATTTAAAATCAAGCCCATGTGAATCCAGTAGTGTGCAAAAG CCAAAACAGCAGATGAGTTCTTCTCTGAAGGAACGACTGAAAAGATCAAAACGTTCCTTCACCTCTCCTGTTTCCGTGGCCAAACGTCTTAACATCGATGATGACCAACTTCCCTCAACAGCAGACAAAGAGACCGAGCATGGTGCCAAAACAGACAGACCGAAGAATATTGACATCAACAGAAATGAGATCACGCCCAGTGAATGTCCAGAGACTAGAAGGGCTGGGGTCCCTGGCCCCATGCCTGAATCGGCTCAACCCACTCATATAGACTTGCTACAACTACGAGACCAATTGAAGAGAGAGGTTAAAGAAAGGACCGAGAGACTACGGCGACTGAAGATGGTTAAAATGTACAGAAGCAAG AATGACCTGACACAGTTGAGAGTTTTGATTGACAAGTGGCGGAGTTGTAGTCAGGCTGCATTGTATGAGTTCCAGTCAGATCTCCCCATAGATGGCAGGAAAGCCAGCATCTCCCAGCTAATTGACCTCTTTGGTGTAGAGGACAGCATACTGCACTTTAACCGCACAGAAGAGGACTTCACCAATGCATAG